In Niallia sp. FSL W8-0635, one genomic interval encodes:
- a CDS encoding GTP-binding protein: MKKIPVTVLSGYLGAGKTTLLNHILHNRDGLKVAVIVNDMSEVNIDSELVQTVSGFSRTEEKLVEMSNGCICCTLREDLLVEVERLAMEGDIDYILIESSGISEPIPVAQTFSYIDEEMGIDLTKFCKLDTMVTVVDTNRFWHDYESGDSLLDRKEAVGAEDDRNVADLLIDQIEFCDVLILNKCDLVAAEDLDKLEKVIRTLQPVARIIRTVNSEINPQEILDTNLFDFDKASESAGWLRELNIGPSMHTPETEEYGISSFVYASKRPFHSERFNDWCNSMPLSIVRAKGIAWCATRNNLALLLSQAGPSVSIEPISYWVASLPEARQKEILRVNPGLKETWDPEFGDRHTKLVFIGMDLNVELIKKELEECLLTDEEFYGDWHQLKDPFNWKIIAS; the protein is encoded by the coding sequence ATGAAAAAAATACCGGTTACAGTGTTGAGTGGTTATTTAGGTGCTGGGAAGACGACTTTGCTTAATCATATTTTACATAATCGAGATGGGCTGAAGGTTGCGGTCATTGTCAATGACATGAGTGAAGTAAATATTGATAGTGAACTTGTACAAACGGTTAGCGGTTTTTCCCGGACTGAGGAGAAGCTAGTCGAAATGTCAAATGGGTGTATTTGCTGTACGTTAAGAGAAGATTTGCTAGTAGAAGTGGAAAGGCTCGCGATGGAAGGGGATATTGATTATATCTTAATCGAATCATCTGGTATTAGTGAACCAATTCCAGTTGCACAGACTTTTTCTTATATTGATGAAGAAATGGGAATTGATTTAACTAAATTTTGTAAACTGGATACAATGGTAACGGTAGTGGATACGAATCGCTTTTGGCATGATTATGAGTCAGGTGATTCACTCTTAGATAGAAAAGAAGCAGTTGGAGCAGAGGATGACAGAAATGTTGCTGATTTATTAATTGATCAAATTGAATTTTGCGATGTACTCATTCTTAATAAATGCGATTTAGTTGCAGCAGAGGATTTAGATAAATTAGAGAAAGTAATTAGAACATTACAGCCTGTTGCCAGAATTATTCGAACAGTGAATAGTGAGATTAATCCACAAGAAATATTAGATACAAATCTATTTGATTTTGACAAGGCTAGTGAGTCAGCAGGGTGGTTGCGCGAATTGAATATTGGTCCTAGTATGCATACACCGGAAACAGAGGAATATGGGATTAGTTCTTTTGTTTATGCTAGTAAAAGACCGTTTCATTCGGAACGCTTTAATGATTGGTGTAATTCGATGCCACTTTCGATTGTACGTGCAAAAGGAATAGCATGGTGTGCCACAAGGAATAATTTAGCTTTACTCTTATCACAAGCAGGACCATCTGTAAGTATTGAACCTATCTCTTATTGGGTTGCATCACTGCCAGAAGCTAGACAAAAGGAAATACTTCGTGTCAATCCAGGATTGAAGGAAACTTGGGATCCAGAATTTGGTGACAGACATACAAAGCTAGTATTTATAGGCATGGATTTAAATGTGGAGCTAATTAAAAAAGAATTGGAAGAATGCTTACTAACGGATGAGGAGTTTTATGGCGATTGGCATCAGTTAAAAGATCCGTTTAATTGGAAAATAATTGCAAGTTAA
- a CDS encoding type B 50S ribosomal protein L31, translated as MKKGIHPTYQEVVFMDVNSGYQFLTGSTKTSKEEIIWKDGKTYPLIKVEISSDTHPFYTGRQKFSDRGGRVERFYEKYKNTRK; from the coding sequence ATGAAAAAAGGAATACATCCGACTTATCAAGAAGTTGTTTTTATGGACGTTAATAGTGGGTATCAATTTTTAACTGGATCAACTAAAACTTCAAAGGAAGAAATTATCTGGAAGGATGGAAAAACCTACCCACTTATAAAAGTGGAAATTAGCTCTGATACCCATCCTTTTTATACAGGTCGTCAAAAATTCTCCGATCGCGGTGGTCGAGTAGAACGATTTTACGAAAAATATAAAAATACAAGAAAGTAA
- a CDS encoding ThuA domain-containing protein: MMSTFVLAIVGDYYHRKEAALQSLEEALSPYLSNGEIKLETCEHVDLLERIAEKPDVVILFTENRVNPTDDKVNMWMSEEIANAIIHYVESGGGWLAWHSGLASYGIDSKYTQMLKGYFEYHPDQHQMVQYTNPNQTDNAILSNDVSFDLLDEHYFVHCDTENTTIFLESSSVDGQSIAGWYHSYGKGKVCCLTPTHNKEGLLNPAFIEVLGKCVMWASM, translated from the coding sequence ATGATGAGCACATTCGTTTTAGCAATAGTTGGTGATTATTATCACCGTAAGGAAGCAGCATTACAATCTTTAGAAGAAGCATTATCTCCATATCTATCAAATGGTGAAATAAAATTAGAAACCTGTGAACATGTAGACTTGTTAGAGAGGATTGCAGAAAAACCGGATGTAGTTATACTCTTCACAGAAAATCGCGTGAATCCTACAGATGATAAAGTCAACATGTGGATGAGTGAAGAAATAGCGAATGCCATTATCCACTACGTAGAATCGGGTGGGGGATGGCTGGCATGGCATTCTGGATTAGCTTCCTATGGAATAGATAGTAAATATACACAGATGCTTAAAGGCTATTTTGAATATCATCCAGATCAGCATCAGATGGTCCAATATACCAATCCCAATCAAACAGATAATGCCATCCTTTCTAATGATGTATCCTTTGATTTATTAGATGAACATTATTTTGTTCATTGTGATACTGAAAATACTACTATTTTCCTTGAATCTAGTTCAGTCGATGGGCAGTCTATTGCTGGTTGGTATCATTCGTATGGAAAGGGGAAAGTTTGCTGCTTAACTCCGACTCATAACAAGGAAGGTTTATTGAATCCAGCTTTTATAGAAGTATTGGGGAAATGTGTAATGTGGGCCTCAATGTAA
- the rpsN gene encoding 30S ribosomal protein S14 codes for MAKKSKVVKERKRREIVEKYAEIRRELKEKGDYEALRKLPRDSSPTRLKNRCEVTGRPRGYLRKFKMSRIAFREYAHKGQIPGVKKSSW; via the coding sequence TTGGCCAAAAAATCAAAAGTAGTCAAAGAGAGAAAACGAAGAGAAATCGTAGAGAAGTATGCTGAAATTCGCAGAGAGTTGAAAGAGAAGGGGGATTATGAAGCATTAAGAAAACTACCTAGAGATTCTTCTCCGACAAGGTTGAAAAATAGATGCGAAGTAACGGGAAGACCAAGAGGCTATTTAAGAAAATTCAAAATGTCTCGAATTGCCTTTAGAGAATACGCTCATAAGGGTCAAATACCGGGTGTGAAAAAGTCTAGCTGGTGA
- a CDS encoding fructose bisphosphate aldolase, giving the protein MNDQLERMKNAKGFIAALDQSGGSTPKALLNYGVPESAYTNETEMFDKVHQMRTRIITSPAFDSKYILGAILFEQTMDSKIEGTYTADYLAEKKGIVPFLKIDKGLAEPSNGVQLMKPITDLEEILQHAKERHIFGTKMRSVIKEANSESIKAVVDQQFEIGKQIIAAGLVPIIEPEVDITSPDKEQSEEILKETLLTHLNGLKEDENVMLKLSIPTVANTYKELTLHPRVVRVVALSGGYSREEANQKLKENDNIIASFSRALSEELNVNQSEEEFNAALKEAVTSIFEASTEK; this is encoded by the coding sequence ATGAACGACCAATTGGAAAGAATGAAAAATGCAAAAGGGTTTATTGCGGCATTAGACCAAAGTGGAGGCAGTACACCAAAAGCATTGTTGAATTATGGAGTACCGGAAAGCGCCTATACAAATGAAACAGAAATGTTTGATAAGGTGCACCAAATGCGGACAAGAATTATTACATCTCCAGCTTTTGATTCTAAATATATTCTTGGTGCCATTTTGTTTGAGCAAACGATGGATAGTAAGATAGAAGGAACGTATACAGCTGATTATTTAGCAGAGAAAAAAGGGATTGTCCCTTTTTTGAAAATTGATAAAGGGCTAGCGGAACCCTCCAATGGAGTTCAATTAATGAAGCCAATCACTGATTTAGAGGAAATCCTCCAACATGCAAAGGAGCGCCATATTTTTGGAACGAAAATGCGTTCTGTTATTAAGGAGGCAAATTCCGAAAGTATTAAAGCGGTAGTGGATCAACAATTCGAAATAGGAAAACAAATCATTGCTGCAGGATTAGTGCCAATTATCGAACCAGAAGTGGATATTACTAGTCCTGATAAAGAGCAATCGGAAGAGATATTGAAAGAAACACTATTAACACATCTAAATGGCCTTAAAGAAGATGAAAATGTTATGCTAAAGCTATCAATTCCAACAGTTGCAAATACTTACAAAGAGTTAACTCTTCATCCAAGAGTTGTTCGTGTAGTAGCACTTTCAGGTGGATATAGCAGAGAAGAAGCCAATCAAAAATTAAAAGAAAATGACAACATCATCGCAAGCTTTTCTCGAGCACTAAGCGAAGAGCTAAACGTTAACCAATCAGAGGAAGAATTCAATGCCGCTTTAAAAGAAGCCGTTACTTCTATTTTTGAGGCTTCGACTGAGAAGTAA
- a CDS encoding Gfo/Idh/MocA family protein, translating to MAEKLKVGIIGCGGIAKGKHLPSLAKLDTVEVVAFCDFYRERAEELAAEYGGKGVKVYADYHELLKDSSIDVVHVCTPNNYHYDVTIAALEAGKHVMCEKPMAKTAAEGRLMVEAAKRTGKKLTIGYQNRFRPDSQYLHKRCSNGELGEIYYAKAHAIRRRAVPTWGVFLDAEKQGGGPLIDIGTHALDLTLWMMNNYKPQVVMGSTFQKLGKKENAANAWGSWNPDEFKVEDSAFGFIKMEDGSTIVLESSWALNTLDEDEAKCTLCGTEGGADMKDGLRINGERYGKLYTEKVALESDGVAFFSGTEESAADLEIRLWIEAILNDTEPIVKPEESLVVTEILEAIYQSAETGEPVFFKK from the coding sequence ATGGCAGAAAAATTAAAAGTAGGCATTATCGGTTGTGGGGGAATCGCAAAAGGAAAGCATCTCCCGAGTCTAGCTAAATTGGATACGGTGGAAGTAGTAGCCTTTTGCGATTTTTATAGGGAAAGAGCGGAAGAATTAGCTGCTGAATATGGAGGAAAGGGAGTAAAGGTTTACGCTGACTATCATGAATTACTAAAAGATTCTTCCATAGATGTCGTCCATGTATGTACGCCGAATAATTATCACTATGATGTGACGATTGCTGCTCTAGAAGCTGGAAAGCATGTAATGTGTGAAAAGCCAATGGCGAAAACGGCAGCGGAAGGTCGTTTAATGGTAGAGGCGGCAAAACGAACAGGAAAGAAACTAACGATTGGCTATCAAAATCGTTTCCGCCCAGACAGTCAGTATTTACATAAACGATGCTCTAATGGTGAACTCGGAGAAATATATTATGCAAAAGCACATGCGATTCGTCGACGTGCAGTACCAACTTGGGGTGTGTTCTTAGATGCAGAAAAACAAGGGGGAGGTCCCTTAATTGATATTGGAACACATGCACTAGATTTAACTTTATGGATGATGAACAATTATAAGCCACAAGTAGTGATGGGATCCACATTTCAAAAGCTAGGCAAGAAAGAAAATGCTGCAAACGCTTGGGGTTCCTGGAATCCAGATGAGTTTAAAGTAGAGGATTCTGCATTTGGTTTTATTAAAATGGAGGATGGATCGACCATTGTTCTTGAATCAAGCTGGGCGCTTAATACTTTAGATGAGGACGAGGCGAAATGTACCCTTTGTGGGACAGAGGGTGGAGCTGATATGAAAGATGGTTTACGAATAAATGGTGAAAGATATGGTAAGTTATATACGGAAAAAGTGGCATTAGAATCGGACGGTGTAGCATTTTTCAGTGGAACAGAAGAGAGTGCAGCAGATTTAGAAATTAGACTATGGATTGAAGCAATCTTAAATGATACAGAGCCGATTGTGAAGCCAGAGGAGTCTTTAGTCGTAACAGAAATTTTAGAAGCAATTTATCAATCTGCTGAAACAGGTGAGCCTGTATT
- a CDS encoding VOC family protein, with translation MDKNILGNNVITQIGILVHDIEKTSQAYADFFGIDKPKWSLTDKADVAQTEYRKQPTQARAKLAFFDMGSLQLELIEPDHNPSTWREYLDEHGEGPHHIAFVIKGMKEKVAIMERNQMALLQKGEYTGGRYAYMDTFKDLKIILELLEND, from the coding sequence ATGGATAAAAATATTCTAGGGAATAACGTTATTACACAAATAGGTATTTTAGTTCACGATATTGAAAAAACAAGCCAAGCTTATGCAGACTTTTTTGGAATAGATAAACCTAAGTGGTCATTAACAGATAAAGCTGATGTTGCACAGACAGAATATCGCAAACAACCAACACAAGCACGTGCCAAACTTGCTTTCTTTGATATGGGTTCTCTTCAGCTTGAATTAATTGAACCAGATCATAATCCAAGTACATGGCGTGAATATTTAGATGAACATGGGGAAGGTCCTCATCATATTGCTTTCGTTATTAAAGGAATGAAAGAAAAGGTTGCTATAATGGAAAGAAATCAAATGGCTCTTCTTCAAAAGGGAGAATATACCGGTGGGAGATATGCTTATATGGATACATTTAAAGATTTAAAAATTATTCTAGAACTATTGGAAAATGATTGA